From a region of the Mycobacterium intracellulare ATCC 13950 genome:
- a CDS encoding LLM class F420-dependent oxidoreductase, translated as MTEGVSLKPDLGQLGVWLPTRSIQPELAAGIESLGYGAAWIGGSPDAELSWVEPALARTTSLQLATGIVNIWSAPAAAVAESFRRIETHHPGRFLLGVGVGHPEHTQEYVKPYDALVSYLDELDAALVPTSRRVVAALGPRVLRLAARRSAGAHPYLTTPEHTAKARELLGGAVYLAPEHKVVLSTDATQAREIGRQSVEHYLGLSNYVNNWLRLGFTEADARTPGSDRLIDAVVAHGTPEAIAGRLREHLDAGADHVAIQVLGGYSEETLLPALTELAGALGLTAAN; from the coding sequence ATGACCGAGGGAGTTTCGCTCAAGCCCGACCTGGGCCAGCTCGGCGTGTGGCTGCCGACGCGATCCATCCAACCCGAGTTGGCGGCGGGGATCGAATCGCTGGGCTACGGCGCCGCCTGGATCGGCGGCTCGCCGGACGCCGAGTTGTCCTGGGTCGAACCGGCCCTGGCGCGCACCACGTCGCTGCAGCTGGCCACCGGAATCGTCAACATCTGGTCGGCGCCCGCCGCGGCCGTCGCCGAGTCGTTCCGCCGCATCGAAACTCACCACCCGGGAAGGTTTTTGCTCGGCGTCGGGGTCGGCCACCCCGAGCACACCCAGGAGTACGTCAAACCGTACGACGCCCTGGTCTCCTACCTCGACGAACTGGACGCGGCGCTGGTGCCGACCAGCCGCCGGGTGGTCGCCGCGCTCGGGCCGCGGGTGCTGCGGCTCGCCGCGCGACGCAGCGCCGGCGCACATCCCTACCTGACCACCCCGGAACACACGGCCAAGGCGCGCGAGTTGCTCGGCGGGGCAGTGTATTTGGCGCCCGAGCACAAGGTGGTGCTGAGCACGGACGCCACACAGGCCCGCGAGATCGGCCGCCAGTCCGTCGAGCATTATCTGGGCCTGAGCAACTACGTGAACAATTGGCTGCGGCTGGGGTTCACCGAAGCCGACGCGCGCACGCCCGGCAGCGATCGGCTGATCGACGCGGTGGTCGCCCACGGCACCCCGGAGGCGATCGCGGGCCGGCTGCGCGAGCACCTGGACGCCGGAGCCGACCACGTGGCCATCCAGGTGCTGGGCGGCTATTCCGAAGAAACCCTGCTACCTGCGCTGACCGAATTGGCCGGCGCTCTGGGGCTAACTGCCGCAAACTGA
- the rfbB gene encoding dTDP-glucose 4,6-dehydratase, whose protein sequence is MRLLVTGGAGFIGANFVHSTVREHPEDSVTVLDALTYAGRRESLAGVEDAIELVVGDITDAELVSRLVAESDAVVHFAAESHVDNALEGPEPFLHTNVVGTFTILEAVRRYGVRLHHISTDEVYGDLELDDPQRFTEATPYNPSSPYSATKAAADMLVRAWVRSYGVRATISNCSNNYGPYQHVEKFIPRQITNVLTGRRPKLYGAGANVRDWIHVDDHNSAVRRILESGEIGRTYLISSEGERDNLTVLRTLLQMMGREPDDFDHVTDRAGHDLRYAIDPSTLYDELCWAPKHTDFEEGLRETIDWYRANESWWRPLKDASEARYEERGQ, encoded by the coding sequence ATGCGGTTACTGGTCACCGGCGGCGCTGGTTTCATCGGCGCCAATTTCGTGCACAGCACCGTTCGCGAGCACCCCGAGGACTCCGTGACCGTGCTCGACGCCCTGACCTATGCGGGCCGGCGGGAGTCGCTGGCCGGCGTCGAGGACGCCATCGAGCTGGTGGTCGGCGACATCACCGATGCCGAACTGGTGTCGCGGCTGGTCGCCGAATCCGACGCCGTGGTGCACTTCGCCGCGGAGAGCCACGTCGACAATGCGCTGGAGGGCCCCGAGCCGTTCCTGCACACCAACGTGGTCGGCACATTCACCATCCTCGAAGCGGTGCGGCGTTACGGTGTGCGGCTGCACCACATCTCGACCGACGAGGTCTACGGCGACCTGGAGCTCGACGACCCCCAGCGGTTCACCGAGGCGACGCCGTACAACCCGTCCAGCCCCTATTCGGCAACCAAGGCCGCCGCCGACATGCTGGTACGGGCCTGGGTGCGGTCGTACGGGGTGCGCGCGACGATCTCGAACTGCTCCAACAACTACGGGCCGTATCAGCACGTCGAGAAGTTCATCCCGCGGCAGATCACCAACGTGCTCACCGGGCGGCGACCCAAGCTCTACGGCGCCGGCGCCAACGTCCGGGACTGGATCCACGTCGACGACCACAACAGCGCGGTGCGGCGCATCCTGGAATCCGGCGAGATCGGCCGGACGTATTTGATCAGCTCCGAGGGCGAGCGCGACAACCTGACCGTGTTGCGGACGCTGCTGCAGATGATGGGCCGCGAACCCGACGACTTCGACCATGTCACCGATCGCGCCGGCCACGACCTGCGCTACGCGATCGACCCATCGACGCTGTACGACGAATTGTGTTGGGCGCCAAAGCATACCGACTTCGAGGAGGGGCTGCGTGAGACCATCGACTGGTACCGCGCGAACGAATCATGGTGGCGCCCGTTGAAGGACGCCTCCGAAGCCCGCTACGAAGAACGTGGGCAGTGA
- the rfbC gene encoding dTDP-4-dehydrorhamnose 3,5-epimerase, which produces MEVRELKVPGAWEITPAVHGDSRGHFFEWLTDKGFRSFAGHRLDVRQANCSVSSAGVLRGLHFAQVPPSQAKYVTCVRGAVFDVVVDIRVGSPTFGQWDSVLLDDTEHRTIYLSEGLGHGFLALQDNSTVMYLCSAEYNPQREHTICATDPALGIDWPLVDGAPPTLSDRDAAAPSLDDVRASGLLPTWEETNAFVEGLRAKPTN; this is translated from the coding sequence GTGGAAGTTCGCGAGCTGAAAGTTCCCGGCGCCTGGGAGATCACCCCCGCCGTTCATGGCGATTCGCGGGGTCATTTCTTCGAATGGCTGACCGACAAGGGATTCAGGTCCTTCGCCGGTCACCGGTTGGATGTTCGGCAGGCCAATTGCTCGGTGTCATCGGCCGGCGTGCTGCGCGGCCTGCACTTCGCCCAGGTGCCGCCGAGCCAGGCCAAGTACGTGACCTGCGTGCGCGGGGCGGTATTCGACGTCGTCGTCGACATCCGGGTGGGCTCACCGACATTCGGTCAGTGGGACTCAGTGCTGCTCGACGATACCGAGCACAGGACGATCTACCTCTCCGAGGGCCTCGGACACGGTTTCCTGGCGCTGCAAGACAATTCGACGGTGATGTACTTGTGCTCGGCGGAATACAACCCGCAACGCGAACACACCATTTGCGCAACCGATCCGGCGCTGGGGATCGATTGGCCTCTAGTGGACGGCGCTCCGCCCACCCTGTCCGACCGCGACGCGGCGGCCCCCAGCCTCGATGACGTACGCGCCTCCGGCCTGCTCCCCACGTGGGAGGAGACGAACGCGTTCGTCGAGGGTTTGCGGGCAAAGCCCACGAATTGA
- a CDS encoding acyltransferase family protein, producing the protein MKLGQVFDPRSNALNAWRLALAGEVIFWHTYPVRGHLPSVRAVLQLLLCVGVDGFFAISGFLITASWMSNPRLRAYLAARALRILPGFYVCMIVTAFVFAPLSVAIQGGSAARLLFSFAPFEYVLKNIAVMWLKPDVGGTPHDIPNAGIWNASLWSLFWEVMCYLVVAIIGVAGLANRRWVSPAILVVAAIGASMMPPVTFPEVFNRPTGNVGIVIVFLACRAAIMFAAGALLYQWRDVIPARWSLVAVSVVIVLLAGQLPDYRVVAAVPLAYAVVVSGSLLHNKRLRLRTDVSYGMYIYAYPMQQLLAVLGLLSLNPFVFCLTVAAATLPLAAASWFLVEKPARSLKARIKRKAAGAREAAMVLPPEVTGAA; encoded by the coding sequence ATGAAACTCGGGCAGGTGTTCGATCCGCGAAGCAATGCGCTCAACGCATGGCGGTTAGCGCTCGCGGGCGAGGTCATCTTCTGGCACACCTACCCGGTCCGGGGTCATCTGCCTTCGGTGCGGGCCGTTCTTCAGCTGCTGCTCTGCGTCGGCGTCGACGGATTCTTCGCGATCTCGGGCTTTCTCATCACCGCGAGTTGGATGAGCAACCCGCGGCTGCGCGCGTACCTGGCCGCGCGGGCGCTTCGCATCCTGCCCGGCTTCTACGTCTGCATGATCGTGACGGCGTTCGTCTTCGCCCCGCTGAGCGTGGCGATCCAGGGCGGCTCCGCGGCCAGGCTGCTGTTCTCGTTCGCCCCGTTCGAATATGTCCTCAAGAACATCGCGGTGATGTGGCTCAAGCCCGACGTCGGCGGCACCCCGCACGACATTCCCAACGCGGGCATCTGGAACGCGTCGCTGTGGTCGTTGTTCTGGGAAGTGATGTGCTATCTCGTCGTCGCGATCATCGGCGTCGCCGGACTCGCCAACCGCCGGTGGGTTTCCCCGGCCATTTTGGTGGTCGCGGCGATCGGGGCCTCGATGATGCCACCGGTCACCTTCCCCGAGGTGTTCAATCGTCCGACCGGCAACGTGGGCATCGTCATCGTCTTCCTGGCGTGCCGCGCCGCAATCATGTTTGCGGCGGGAGCGCTGCTGTACCAATGGCGCGATGTCATTCCCGCGCGGTGGTCGCTGGTCGCGGTGAGCGTGGTCATCGTGTTGCTGGCCGGCCAGCTGCCCGATTACCGGGTGGTGGCCGCCGTCCCCCTGGCGTATGCCGTGGTCGTCTCCGGCTCCCTGCTGCACAACAAGCGCTTGAGATTACGCACCGACGTGTCCTACGGCATGTACATCTACGCGTACCCGATGCAGCAGCTTTTGGCGGTCCTCGGCTTGCTCAGCCTCAATCCGTTCGTGTTCTGTCTCACCGTGGCGGCGGCGACACTGCCGCTGGCCGCGGCGAGCTGGTTCCTTGTCGAAAAGCCGGCGAGGTCCCTGAAGGCGCGCATCAAACGAAAAGCGGCGGGTGCCCGCGAAGCGGCGATGGTGCTGCCTCCGGAGGTCACGGGCGCCGCGTAG
- a CDS encoding acyltransferase family protein, which translates to MKLGQVFDPRRNALNALRLALAAEVMLFHSWPITGHMPPKSTLQLFFSVGVDGFFAISGFLITRSWLTDPRLRDYLTARALRILPGFYVCLIVTAFVFAPLSVAIQGGSAAKLLGSTAPLEYVLKNSAIAYLQPTIDGTLHDLPGGNTWNGSMWSLVWELLCYLFVAAIGLAGLGNRRWVSPVVLAVATLGALVLPPLTFPGVWTIPQLAVRAAIMFAAGAVMYQWRDVIPARWSLVAVCLVIVAASGLLPDYRVVGALPLAYAVVVSGSLLKSERLRLRTDLSYGVYIYAFPAQQLLAVCGLATRLHPVLFFLASVTATLPLAAISWFVVEKPSMSLKRRLRVKWSAPVPSSSDEAGPVSAANAVADRPATEAPGTA; encoded by the coding sequence ATGAAGCTCGGACAGGTATTCGATCCGCGAAGAAACGCGCTCAACGCGCTCCGGCTGGCGCTGGCGGCCGAGGTGATGCTGTTCCATTCGTGGCCGATCACCGGACACATGCCCCCCAAGTCGACTCTGCAGCTTTTCTTCTCGGTGGGTGTGGACGGGTTTTTCGCGATCTCCGGCTTCCTGATCACCCGGAGTTGGCTCACCGACCCGCGCCTGCGTGACTACCTCACCGCCCGCGCCCTTCGCATTCTGCCCGGTTTCTACGTCTGTCTGATCGTGACCGCGTTCGTTTTCGCCCCGCTCAGCGTGGCGATTCAAGGGGGGTCGGCCGCCAAGCTGCTGGGGTCCACCGCGCCGCTCGAGTACGTCCTGAAAAACAGTGCGATCGCCTACCTGCAGCCGACGATCGACGGAACGCTGCACGATCTACCGGGTGGAAACACCTGGAACGGCTCGATGTGGTCGTTGGTCTGGGAACTGCTGTGCTACTTGTTCGTTGCCGCTATCGGCCTGGCGGGACTGGGCAATCGTCGCTGGGTATCCCCCGTGGTTTTGGCGGTGGCAACACTGGGAGCGTTGGTCTTGCCGCCCCTGACATTTCCCGGGGTGTGGACCATTCCGCAGCTCGCGGTGCGCGCGGCCATCATGTTCGCGGCCGGAGCCGTCATGTATCAGTGGCGAGACGTCATCCCCGCCCGATGGTCGCTGGTCGCGGTCTGCCTCGTGATCGTGGCGGCGTCCGGGTTACTGCCCGATTACCGGGTGGTCGGTGCGCTTCCGCTGGCCTACGCCGTCGTCGTCTCGGGCTCCTTGCTCAAGAGCGAACGGTTGAGGCTGCGCACCGATTTGTCCTATGGCGTCTACATTTACGCCTTCCCGGCCCAGCAATTGCTGGCCGTCTGTGGACTCGCGACGCGCCTCCACCCGGTGCTGTTCTTTCTTGCCTCGGTCACGGCCACCCTGCCGCTCGCCGCGATCAGCTGGTTCGTCGTCGAGAAACCCTCGATGTCCCTCAAACGCCGGCTTCGGGTCAAGTGGTCGGCTCCGGTCCCGTCCAGCTCCGACGAGGCGGGCCCCGTCAGCGCGGCCAACGCCGTGGCCGACCGGCCGGCTACGGAGGCCCCGGGTACCGCCTAG
- a CDS encoding acyltransferase family protein has product MTLGQAFNAGNNALNAWRLVLAAEVMLWHCWPVTGRMPPAATLQLLFSIGVDGFFAISGFLITRSWLDDPHVRDYLTARALRILPGYYACLIVTAFAFAPLSVALQGGSVGELVCSGGPLEYVLKNSAVAYVHLDVGGTPSGIPHSGLWNGSLWSLVWEVICYLAVAGVGLAGLAHHRWVSPAILVVATGLATAMPPMTFPGVWTIPQIAVRSAIMFAAGAVLYQWREVIPARWPLVGMSVVIVLASSMLPDYRTVAALPLAYAIIVSGALLKSSRLRLRTDLSYGVYIYAFPTQQLLAVCGLARLQPVAFFLVAAAATLPVAAASWFLIEKPSMALKRRLKRKWSDAAKAEGGHPATTTAG; this is encoded by the coding sequence ATGACCCTCGGACAAGCTTTCAACGCGGGGAACAACGCGCTGAACGCGTGGCGGCTGGTGCTGGCTGCCGAGGTGATGCTGTGGCACTGCTGGCCCGTCACCGGCCGGATGCCACCGGCGGCGACGCTGCAACTTCTGTTCTCGATAGGGGTGGACGGGTTCTTCGCGATCTCGGGGTTCCTCATCACCAGGAGTTGGCTCGACGACCCGCACGTGCGTGACTACCTGACCGCCCGCGCCCTTCGCATCCTGCCCGGCTACTACGCGTGCCTCATCGTGACGGCGTTCGCCTTCGCCCCGCTCAGCGTGGCGCTCCAGGGCGGCTCGGTCGGCGAGCTCGTGTGCTCCGGCGGGCCGCTCGAATACGTCCTGAAAAACAGCGCGGTGGCTTATGTCCATCTCGATGTCGGCGGAACACCAAGCGGGATACCTCATTCCGGGCTCTGGAACGGTTCGCTGTGGTCGCTGGTCTGGGAAGTGATCTGCTATCTCGCCGTCGCCGGTGTCGGTTTGGCGGGCCTGGCCCATCACCGCTGGGTCTCTCCGGCAATACTCGTCGTGGCTACGGGTCTGGCGACGGCGATGCCGCCGATGACGTTCCCCGGGGTATGGACCATCCCCCAGATCGCCGTGCGTTCGGCGATCATGTTCGCGGCCGGAGCCGTCCTCTATCAATGGAGAGAGGTGATCCCCGCGCGGTGGCCGCTCGTCGGGATGAGCGTCGTCATCGTGCTGGCGTCCAGCATGCTGCCCGATTACCGTACGGTCGCCGCCCTTCCGTTGGCCTACGCGATCATCGTGTCCGGAGCCTTGCTGAAGAGCAGCCGCTTGAGGCTACGCACGGATCTGTCCTACGGCGTCTACATCTACGCGTTCCCGACCCAGCAACTCTTGGCCGTGTGCGGCCTTGCGCGTCTTCAACCCGTTGCGTTCTTTCTCGTCGCCGCCGCGGCGACGCTACCCGTGGCCGCGGCAAGCTGGTTCCTCATCGAAAAGCCCTCGATGGCTCTCAAGCGCCGGCTCAAACGGAAGTGGTCTGACGCCGCGAAAGCCGAAGGCGGCCACCCCGCCACCACAACAGCAGGATGA
- a CDS encoding metallophosphoesterase family protein — MTGRPGDDAMTRRQLLRHTAWFGAAVGLTVAGGEVISHVAGEAAAQRAHVRPALRFAQISDSHLGFNGAPNRDVAATFSDAIDKVNSLGYTPDFVIHTGDLTHLSSPEQFDQAKQMMSGLKTPHVFTVPGEHDSVDDAGQKYRNTFGAAAVGDGWYSFDIAGVHLIALVNTLNLRKLGHLGVDQLEFVKKDVAHLPSDTPIIVFSHIPLFAMYPQWGWGTDDAAQALSYLRRFSSVTCLNGHVHQLFSKTEDNVTFHSGTATAYPLPRPGDGPAPKPVTLPAGKLRDALGIREVGYTTGESALALKERALR, encoded by the coding sequence ATGACCGGCCGCCCGGGCGACGATGCCATGACCCGGCGCCAGCTCCTCCGGCACACGGCGTGGTTCGGGGCGGCGGTCGGGTTGACCGTGGCCGGGGGCGAGGTCATCTCGCATGTCGCCGGGGAAGCGGCGGCTCAGCGCGCGCACGTCCGGCCCGCCCTGCGGTTCGCCCAAATCAGCGACAGCCACCTCGGCTTCAACGGTGCGCCCAACAGGGACGTCGCGGCGACGTTCAGCGACGCGATCGACAAGGTCAACAGCCTCGGCTACACACCGGATTTCGTCATCCACACCGGCGACCTCACTCACCTTTCCAGCCCCGAACAGTTCGACCAGGCGAAGCAGATGATGAGCGGTCTGAAGACGCCCCACGTGTTCACCGTGCCGGGCGAGCACGACTCCGTCGACGACGCGGGACAGAAGTACCGAAACACCTTCGGCGCGGCCGCGGTTGGCGACGGCTGGTACAGCTTCGACATCGCCGGTGTGCACCTGATCGCGCTCGTCAACACGTTGAACCTGCGCAAGCTGGGCCATCTGGGGGTGGATCAGCTGGAGTTCGTCAAGAAGGACGTCGCCCATCTGCCGAGCGACACCCCGATCATCGTGTTCAGTCACATCCCCTTGTTCGCGATGTACCCCCAATGGGGCTGGGGCACCGACGACGCCGCCCAGGCGCTGAGCTACCTGCGCCGGTTCTCCTCCGTCACGTGCCTCAATGGCCATGTCCACCAGCTGTTTTCCAAAACGGAGGACAATGTGACGTTTCACAGCGGCACCGCCACCGCGTACCCGCTGCCCAGACCCGGTGACGGGCCCGCGCCCAAACCGGTGACGCTGCCGGCCGGCAAGCTGCGCGACGCATTGGGTATCCGCGAGGTCGGCTACACCACGGGAGAGTCCGCGCTGGCGCTGAAAGAGCGGGCGTTGCGGTGA
- a CDS encoding cupredoxin domain-containing protein, with the protein MDIALRRRLLAAVLAASVISSPGCGRPRSVATTPAPTAGVSITAPPPAAGANQVTIDGFAFAPPNLTVPAGTTVTWTNRDEEPHTVAASDGSFHSPGMGTGATFAHTFSAPGTFDYVCSIHPMMRGTVVVTG; encoded by the coding sequence ATGGATATCGCCCTGCGTCGAAGGCTTTTGGCGGCCGTGCTGGCCGCGAGCGTGATCTCATCGCCCGGCTGTGGCCGGCCGCGCTCCGTGGCGACCACCCCCGCGCCCACCGCCGGGGTGTCGATCACCGCGCCGCCCCCCGCAGCCGGCGCCAACCAGGTCACCATCGACGGCTTCGCTTTCGCGCCGCCGAACCTGACGGTGCCGGCCGGGACCACCGTCACCTGGACCAACCGCGACGAGGAACCCCATACGGTCGCCGCAAGTGACGGCTCATTTCACTCACCCGGCATGGGAACCGGAGCGACCTTCGCCCACACCTTCTCCGCCCCTGGGACTTTCGACTATGTCTGCTCGATTCATCCGATGATGCGCGGCACCGTGGTGGTGACGGGATGA
- a CDS encoding Rieske (2Fe-2S) protein gives MNARGLRRYVDDLLRGRRPRPFAPDDFEAAQLRTAIELRAARSGDDTPRPEFLADLHRRIGEQMSGTPPRTPPGRTGTRRQVIVGTSAAATAAVAAVSLDRAVISGRHRRPSALDNAAGQLTPNEGSWQRVASSSDVPDGAMRAFDLGSVTGFVRRIDGNVHAISGVCTHQGCKLWFDAPEDTLRCPCHTTSFSPSGQVLTHQLPIAPKPLPELMVREVDGAIEVFAPGRRA, from the coding sequence ATGAATGCGCGGGGCTTGCGACGCTATGTCGACGATCTGTTGCGGGGGCGCCGGCCCAGGCCGTTCGCGCCCGACGACTTCGAGGCGGCGCAGCTGCGCACCGCCATCGAGCTGCGGGCCGCCCGCAGCGGGGATGACACGCCGCGCCCGGAATTCCTCGCCGATCTGCACCGTCGCATCGGCGAGCAGATGTCAGGCACGCCGCCGCGAACCCCGCCCGGGCGCACCGGCACGCGCCGCCAGGTCATCGTCGGCACGTCGGCCGCGGCGACGGCCGCGGTCGCCGCGGTTTCCCTCGATCGCGCAGTGATCTCCGGTCGCCATCGGCGACCGAGTGCCCTGGATAACGCCGCCGGGCAACTCACCCCCAACGAGGGAAGCTGGCAGCGCGTCGCCTCCAGCTCGGACGTGCCCGACGGGGCCATGCGCGCTTTCGATCTGGGTTCGGTGACCGGATTCGTCCGGCGCATCGACGGCAACGTGCACGCGATATCGGGGGTGTGCACCCATCAAGGGTGCAAGCTGTGGTTCGACGCGCCCGAAGACACCTTGCGCTGCCCCTGCCACACCACGTCGTTCTCGCCCAGCGGGCAGGTGCTCACCCACCAGTTGCCGATCGCACCAAAACCGTTGCCCGAATTGATGGTTCGTGAGGTCGACGGTGCTATCGAGGTCTTCGCTCCGGGGCGCCGCGCCTGA
- a CDS encoding RNA polymerase sigma factor has translation MAARSDPVGPRPLRAVPGAGHEPGYPDWEAVYSDNVGWVYRTLFARVGNRTDAEDLTAEVFLAALRPLRLTVSVAEVRAYLRATARTVLAAHWRQTLGREITSIEDIEQPADSEEAISTAPQRVARVLDALPDRYRLILESRFLRGNSIKESAAELGISVPNAKVLQHRALRLAAQVNDGGKQ, from the coding sequence GTGGCGGCAAGAAGCGATCCCGTCGGGCCGCGACCCCTGCGCGCGGTACCCGGCGCCGGGCATGAGCCCGGCTACCCGGACTGGGAGGCCGTGTACTCCGACAACGTGGGGTGGGTGTACCGCACGCTGTTCGCGCGCGTCGGCAACCGGACCGACGCCGAAGACCTCACCGCCGAGGTGTTCCTCGCCGCGCTGCGGCCGCTGCGCCTGACCGTGAGCGTGGCCGAGGTGCGCGCCTACCTGCGGGCCACGGCCAGGACGGTGCTGGCCGCACACTGGCGCCAGACCCTGGGACGGGAGATCACCTCGATCGAGGACATCGAGCAACCGGCCGACAGCGAGGAGGCGATCAGCACCGCGCCGCAGCGGGTGGCCCGCGTCCTGGACGCCCTGCCGGATCGGTATCGCCTGATCCTGGAATCGCGCTTTCTGCGCGGCAATTCGATCAAGGAGTCGGCCGCGGAACTCGGAATCAGCGTGCCCAATGCCAAAGTGCTCCAGCACCGCGCCCTGCGGCTGGCGGCGCAGGTCAACGATGGGGGCAAGCAATGA
- a CDS encoding CoA-acylating methylmalonate-semialdehyde dehydrogenase: MTTQIPHFIDGRRTAGQSGRTADVFDPSTGSVQAQVPMAGQADIDAAVASALEAQKGWAATNPQRRARVMMRFIELVNKHNDELAELLSREHGKTLADAKGDIQRGIEVIEFAIGIPHLLKGEYSEGAGPGIDVYSLRQPLGVVAGITPFNFPAMIPLWKAGPALACGNAFVLKPSERDPSVPVRLAELFVEAGLPPGVFQVVHGDKEAVDAILNHPDIQAVGFVGSSDIAQYIYAGAAATGKRSQCFGGAKNHMIVMPDADLDQAVDALIGAGYGSAGERCMAISVAVPVGEQTADRLRARLIERINNLRVGHSLDPKADYGPLVTEAAVARVRDYIGQGVDAGAELVIDGRERASDDLTFGDANLEGGFFIGPTLFDHVTPDMSIYTDEIFGPVLCIVRAHDYEEALRLPSEHEYGNGVAIFTRDGDAARDFVSRVQVGMVGVNVPIPVPVAYHTFGGWKRSGFGDLNQHGPSSILFYTKTKTVTSRWPSGIKDGAEFVIPTMD, translated from the coding sequence ATGACCACACAGATTCCCCACTTCATCGACGGTCGGCGCACCGCCGGCCAGTCCGGCCGCACCGCCGACGTCTTCGACCCCAGCACCGGGAGTGTCCAGGCCCAGGTGCCGATGGCCGGCCAGGCCGACATCGACGCCGCGGTGGCGTCGGCCCTCGAGGCCCAAAAAGGTTGGGCCGCAACGAATCCGCAACGCCGCGCGCGGGTGATGATGCGTTTCATCGAGCTGGTCAACAAACACAACGACGAGCTGGCCGAGCTGCTGTCGCGCGAGCACGGCAAGACCCTGGCCGACGCCAAGGGCGACATCCAGCGCGGCATCGAGGTCATCGAGTTCGCCATCGGCATCCCGCACCTGCTCAAGGGCGAATACAGCGAGGGCGCCGGTCCGGGCATCGACGTCTATTCGCTGCGCCAGCCGCTGGGCGTGGTCGCAGGCATCACGCCGTTCAACTTCCCGGCGATGATCCCGTTGTGGAAGGCCGGCCCGGCGCTGGCCTGCGGCAACGCGTTCGTGCTCAAGCCCAGCGAGCGCGACCCGTCGGTCCCGGTGCGCCTCGCCGAACTCTTCGTCGAGGCCGGCCTGCCACCGGGCGTGTTCCAGGTCGTGCACGGCGACAAGGAGGCCGTCGACGCCATCCTGAACCACCCGGACATCCAGGCGGTCGGGTTCGTAGGGAGCTCCGACATCGCCCAGTACATCTACGCCGGGGCCGCGGCCACCGGCAAGCGTTCGCAGTGCTTCGGCGGCGCGAAGAACCACATGATCGTGATGCCCGATGCCGACCTGGACCAGGCCGTCGACGCGCTGATCGGCGCGGGATATGGCAGCGCGGGCGAGCGCTGCATGGCGATCAGCGTCGCGGTCCCGGTCGGTGAGCAGACCGCGGACCGGCTGCGCGCCCGGCTCATCGAGCGGATCAACAACCTGCGCGTGGGCCACAGCCTGGACCCCAAGGCCGATTACGGTCCGCTGGTGACCGAGGCCGCCGTGGCGCGGGTGCGCGACTACATCGGCCAGGGCGTCGACGCGGGCGCCGAATTGGTCATCGACGGCCGCGAACGCGCCAGCGACGACCTGACTTTCGGTGACGCCAACCTCGAAGGCGGCTTCTTCATCGGGCCGACCCTGTTCGACCACGTCACCCCGGACATGTCGATCTACACCGACGAGATCTTCGGGCCCGTCCTGTGCATCGTGCGCGCCCACGACTACGAGGAGGCCCTGCGTCTGCCGTCCGAGCACGAGTACGGCAACGGCGTGGCCATCTTCACCCGCGACGGCGACGCCGCCCGCGACTTCGTCTCCCGCGTGCAGGTCGGGATGGTCGGTGTCAACGTGCCGATCCCGGTGCCGGTGGCCTACCACACCTTCGGCGGCTGGAAGCGCTCCGGCTTCGGCGACCTCAACCAGCACGGTCCGTCGTCAATCCTCTTCTACACCAAGACCAAGACGGTGACGTCTCGGTGGCCGTCCGGCATCAAGGACGGCGCCGAATTCGTCATTCCCACAATGGATTAG